From the Paenibacillus sp. FSL H8-0548 genome, one window contains:
- a CDS encoding extracellular solute-binding protein, with protein sequence MKGRKLLTALMTVGLAGSVLLAGCSDNNGGNTGSSSDPVNKDSNKASTSDGFVLGETPVSFSYYVHYDWWTTEPWGASPNSKWVQDNLKVTVNPIQSGGAAAQKLSTMIASKELPDAIMMDRGPEVERLRSAGALVPLDDYIDKYPNLKKWAGEETLNMLRSSDGKIYQFPNWYTAAPTGNGGWFVNKKIYAELGSPKLETTDDLYTYLQQVKSKYPDVVPLEVGGNGSGVEVMFPSFQEGAAGAFHSMKAYPNGDKFDTIYNNEAWRETMLYASKLFREGLMTQDAMTQKDDQVKEKLATGRVAVFVGGNATNMGREGHNALKAQDPSAGYEFIWPIAKSSLDKNKIYPNGYNALGWNVNVITTSSKNPEAVFAYLDWMTGEEGTRVMFFGPQGLYWDDLDADGAPIPNDKWFSTTQEEKDKDKLEAYVWAGNATFVDTSKQKIEQTLPEDQRNWGALAQLNIAWKTSQNMTQFNNIDPAPETDEGIINQQVTETANEYFGKILFAKSDAEVLSLIEEAKKTTTGLGFDKVNEFRTIKWQENLKLINGQ encoded by the coding sequence ATGAAAGGAAGAAAGCTGCTTACTGCGCTAATGACCGTTGGTCTAGCCGGTTCGGTGCTGCTTGCAGGCTGCTCAGACAATAATGGCGGAAATACAGGTAGCTCAAGCGATCCAGTAAATAAAGATTCGAATAAAGCCAGCACAAGCGATGGATTTGTTTTGGGGGAAACACCGGTATCATTCTCTTATTATGTCCATTATGACTGGTGGACGACTGAGCCATGGGGAGCGAGCCCGAACAGCAAGTGGGTACAAGACAATCTTAAGGTAACTGTAAATCCTATTCAATCCGGCGGCGCAGCAGCGCAAAAGCTGAGTACGATGATTGCCTCCAAGGAGCTTCCTGATGCGATTATGATGGACCGTGGACCTGAGGTAGAGCGGTTGAGATCAGCGGGGGCACTCGTTCCTCTTGATGATTATATTGATAAATATCCGAATTTGAAAAAATGGGCGGGCGAAGAAACGTTGAACATGCTGCGCTCTAGTGACGGCAAAATCTATCAATTCCCGAACTGGTATACAGCAGCTCCGACAGGCAATGGCGGCTGGTTTGTGAATAAGAAAATTTATGCGGAGCTGGGTTCGCCGAAGCTTGAGACTACAGATGATTTGTATACTTACTTGCAGCAGGTGAAATCAAAATATCCTGATGTTGTGCCATTAGAGGTTGGCGGTAATGGTTCGGGTGTAGAGGTGATGTTCCCAAGCTTCCAAGAGGGTGCAGCAGGTGCGTTCCATAGCATGAAGGCGTATCCGAACGGCGACAAATTTGACACCATTTATAATAACGAGGCTTGGAGGGAAACGATGCTGTACGCAAGCAAGCTGTTTAGAGAAGGCTTAATGACGCAGGATGCAATGACTCAAAAGGATGATCAAGTAAAAGAAAAGCTTGCCACAGGCAGAGTTGCTGTATTTGTTGGCGGCAATGCTACGAATATGGGTCGTGAAGGTCATAATGCTTTGAAAGCGCAGGATCCATCTGCAGGCTATGAGTTTATTTGGCCGATCGCCAAGTCTAGCTTAGACAAAAATAAAATTTATCCAAATGGCTATAACGCGCTTGGCTGGAACGTTAACGTAATTACAACCAGCTCGAAAAATCCGGAAGCCGTATTTGCCTACTTGGATTGGATGACGGGCGAAGAAGGCACACGCGTCATGTTCTTCGGGCCACAAGGCTTGTACTGGGACGATCTGGATGCAGACGGCGCTCCGATTCCGAATGACAAATGGTTCAGTACCACGCAAGAAGAGAAGGACAAGGATAAGCTTGAGGCTTACGTGTGGGCAGGAAATGCAACCTTTGTCGATACGAGCAAGCAAAAAATTGAGCAAACGCTGCCGGAGGACCAACGTAACTGGGGTGCTTTGGCGCAGTTGAACATCGCTTGGAAAACTTCACAGAATATGACGCAGTTCAACAATATTGATCCAGCTCCAGAGACGGATGAAGGGATCATTAATCAGCAGGTAACCGAGACAGCTAATGAGTATTTCGGTAAAATTCTGTTTGCTAAGAGCGATGCCGAGGTGCTTAGCTTGATTGAGGAAGCGAAGAAAACAACGACGGGTCTTGGCTTCGATAAGGTTAATGAATTCCGTACCATAAAATGGCAGGAGAACTTGAAGCTGATTAATGGTCAGTAG
- a CDS encoding carbohydrate ABC transporter permease — MKLSSGDKTLQVVIYFLLVLLGLATLYPFWNSAVISFNLGLDTAKGGITFWPRMFTLDNYKIVFQNERILDAFLISVLRTVAGTLISIFFTAIFAYGLSVKGVIGKKFYMIFAIITMYFSGGLIPFYLLNRELGLMDTFWVLIIPTAVSVWNMIIFRTFFMGLPEGLEESAKIDGASTFGIFFKIVLPLSGPVIATLSLFTAVYHWNDWFSATIFINDAKLYPIQTLLQQIMNSNTMSEQLSIAAQGSGAATDALSRMQSVTSKSLTMATMMVATIPIVLVYPFVQRFFVKGVLIGSLKE, encoded by the coding sequence GTGAAGCTGAGCAGCGGCGATAAAACATTGCAGGTTGTTATTTATTTCTTATTAGTGCTGCTAGGGCTGGCTACGTTATATCCGTTCTGGAATTCTGCTGTTATTTCCTTTAATCTCGGGCTGGATACGGCAAAAGGCGGAATAACGTTTTGGCCTAGAATGTTTACACTAGATAATTACAAGATCGTATTTCAAAACGAACGAATTCTGGACGCCTTCCTCATCTCGGTGCTCCGCACAGTGGCGGGTACGTTAATATCCATTTTCTTTACCGCTATATTCGCTTACGGCTTGTCTGTTAAGGGAGTAATCGGGAAGAAATTTTATATGATTTTTGCCATTATCACCATGTACTTTAGTGGAGGGCTTATTCCTTTCTATCTGCTGAACCGCGAGCTTGGACTAATGGATACGTTCTGGGTCTTGATCATTCCGACAGCAGTCAGCGTTTGGAACATGATTATCTTCCGTACCTTCTTTATGGGCTTGCCCGAGGGACTGGAGGAATCAGCGAAGATCGATGGAGCAAGCACATTTGGAATATTTTTCAAAATCGTATTGCCATTATCGGGGCCCGTAATCGCTACATTATCCTTGTTTACGGCAGTTTATCATTGGAATGATTGGTTTTCGGCAACGATCTTCATTAATGATGCGAAGCTGTATCCGATTCAAACCTTGCTTCAGCAAATTATGAACTCGAACACGATGAGTGAGCAGCTCTCAATCGCTGCCCAAGGAAGCGGAGCGGCTACGGACGCGCTTAGCCGAATGCAAAGTGTAACGAGCAAGTCGTTAACGATGGCTACGATGATGGTAGCGACGATTCCGATCGTGCTCGTCTATCCTTTCGTGCAGCGCTTTTTTGTGAAGGGTGTTTTGATTGGCTCCTTAAAGGAGTAG
- a CDS encoding ABC transporter permease subunit: MIFPALIFIFIFNYIPMYGVLMAFQDYSLFKGFFGSPWAGFKHFEMFFNSPDFYRVIRNTIVISLLKLVINFPAPILLALMLNEVRNMAFKKIIQTISYLPHFLSWVIVSGFTISILSVDNGSLNIMLQSLGFIDKPINFLSLPEYFWGIIITTNLWKEIGFATIVYLAAIAGVNPSLYEAASIDGASKFKQIFLITLPSITPVIVIFLILNIGSLLNAGFDDLLLLGRSPMLRDVADVIDTYAYRIGIINNRFSYAAAVGLFKAIISVGLLTMANYMARRAGTSLW, translated from the coding sequence ATGATTTTTCCTGCTTTGATTTTTATTTTCATCTTCAACTATATTCCGATGTACGGCGTGCTGATGGCGTTTCAGGATTACAGCTTGTTTAAAGGCTTTTTTGGCAGCCCATGGGCGGGCTTTAAGCATTTTGAAATGTTTTTTAACTCGCCTGATTTTTACCGGGTTATTCGAAATACGATTGTCATCAGTCTGCTGAAGCTGGTAATTAACTTTCCAGCACCGATTTTGCTTGCGTTAATGCTCAATGAGGTTAGAAATATGGCCTTCAAAAAGATCATTCAAACGATCAGCTACCTGCCCCATTTCCTGTCGTGGGTTATCGTATCGGGCTTTACAATCTCCATCTTGTCCGTGGACAACGGCAGCTTGAATATTATGCTGCAGTCACTGGGGTTCATTGATAAGCCGATTAATTTTCTGTCGCTTCCCGAATATTTCTGGGGAATTATTATTACAACGAATTTGTGGAAGGAAATCGGTTTTGCAACGATCGTTTATTTGGCAGCGATCGCGGGCGTGAACCCAAGCCTATATGAAGCGGCATCCATCGACGGTGCAAGCAAGTTTAAACAGATCTTCTTGATAACGCTTCCATCAATTACGCCGGTCATCGTTATTTTCCTCATTCTGAATATTGGAAGCCTATTGAATGCAGGGTTTGATGACTTGCTGCTGCTTGGCAGAAGCCCGATGCTGCGTGATGTGGCAGATGTTATTGATACGTATGCCTACCGGATTGGAATTATTAACAACCGATTCTCGTATGCGGCGGCAGTTGGCTTGTTTAAGGCGATCATTAGCGTTGGCTTGCTGACTATGGCGAATTATATGGCAAGAAGAGCGGGTACAAGCTTATGGTAA